A stretch of Candidatus Sphingomonas phytovorans DNA encodes these proteins:
- a CDS encoding Nramp family divalent metal transporter — protein sequence MSPPPSATTAPGFDGMSDMRPQRPSLSESYRTIAVPLGKGGFWRKTAAFAGPGYMVAVGYMDPGNWATDLAGGSAFGYTLLSVILLSNIMAMVLQSLSAKLGIVTGRDLAQACRANYNPVLNFCLWVLCELAIIACDLAEVLGTAIALQLLFGLPLIAGVCLTAFDVLLILALQRFGFRKLEAFIVALLVVIAGCFAYELAMAQPSVAAIMRGLVPTSEIVTNPAMLYIAIGILGATVMPHNLYLHSSIVQTRRFGQDDEGKRDAVKHATIDSTVALTLALFINASILILAAATFHTAGRTDVAEIDQAYKLLSPMLGAGAASVLFAVALLASGQNSTVTGTLAGQIVAEGFLDLKLPMWLRRMVTRLLAIVPAVIVVGIAGDSGATKLLVLSQVVLSLQLPFAVVPLVSFTSDRKQMGALANALWLKIAAWTIAATVIGLNATLLFSFF from the coding sequence ATGTCGCCGCCGCCCTCAGCCACGACCGCGCCGGGATTCGACGGCATGAGTGACATGCGGCCGCAGCGCCCCTCGCTTTCCGAAAGCTATCGCACCATCGCGGTACCGCTCGGCAAGGGCGGCTTCTGGCGCAAGACCGCGGCCTTCGCCGGCCCCGGCTATATGGTCGCCGTCGGCTATATGGACCCCGGCAACTGGGCGACCGATCTCGCGGGCGGATCGGCCTTTGGCTACACCCTGCTCTCGGTCATCCTGCTGTCGAACATCATGGCGATGGTGCTCCAGTCGCTGTCGGCGAAGCTGGGCATCGTCACCGGGCGCGATCTCGCTCAGGCATGCCGCGCCAACTACAACCCGGTACTCAATTTCTGCCTGTGGGTGTTGTGCGAGCTTGCGATCATCGCCTGCGATCTGGCCGAAGTGCTCGGCACGGCGATCGCGCTCCAGCTGCTGTTCGGCCTCCCGCTCATCGCAGGCGTGTGCCTGACCGCGTTCGACGTGCTGCTGATCCTGGCACTCCAGCGATTCGGCTTCCGCAAGCTCGAGGCGTTCATCGTCGCGCTGCTGGTCGTGATCGCAGGCTGCTTCGCCTACGAACTGGCGATGGCCCAGCCAAGCGTGGCCGCGATCATGCGCGGGCTGGTCCCGACGAGCGAGATCGTCACCAATCCGGCGATGCTCTACATCGCGATCGGCATCCTCGGCGCGACGGTGATGCCGCACAATCTCTATCTCCATAGCTCGATCGTGCAGACACGCCGGTTCGGGCAGGATGACGAGGGCAAGCGCGACGCGGTGAAGCATGCCACGATCGACAGCACGGTCGCGCTGACGCTGGCGCTGTTCATCAACGCCTCGATCCTGATCCTCGCCGCCGCGACCTTCCACACGGCCGGACGGACCGACGTCGCGGAGATCGACCAGGCTTACAAGCTGTTGTCGCCAATGCTCGGCGCCGGAGCCGCCAGCGTGCTGTTCGCGGTGGCGCTGCTGGCGTCGGGACAGAATTCGACCGTCACCGGAACACTTGCCGGGCAGATCGTCGCCGAAGGGTTCCTCGACCTCAAACTGCCGATGTGGCTCAGGCGCATGGTGACTCGGCTGCTGGCGATCGTGCCTGCGGTGATCGTGGTCGGCATCGCCGGCGATTCCGGCGCGACGAAATTGCTGGTGCTGAGCCAGGTCGTGCTGAGCCTCCAACTGCCGTTCGCGGTGGTGCCGCTGGTCAGCTTCACCAGCGACAGGAAACAGATGGGCGCTCTCGCCAATGCGCTCTGGCTGAAGATCGCGGCCTGGACGATCGCCGCGACGGTGATCGGGCTGAACGCGACGCTATTGTTCAGCTTCTTCTGA
- a CDS encoding S-methyl-5'-thioadenosine phosphorylase, which produces MSGKWKIGIIGGSGLYAIDALQNPEWGRVSTPWGDPSDDLLFGSIGDVELVFLPRHGRGHRIPPSELNFRANIDALKRSGCTDILAISSIGSLREELPPGHFVVVDQFIDRTVARASSFFGTGMVAHVSMAEPVCPRLSAFAAEAVRAAGGSITKDATYLAMEGPQFSSRAESLLYRQWGADVIGMTAMPEAKLAREAEMPYALIGMVTDYDCWREEAAFVEVSEVIRQMSANGTIARKAVLEFVAALPAERTPSPLDTVLDHALITAPDARDPAVLARLDAVAGRVLG; this is translated from the coding sequence ATGAGCGGCAAATGGAAGATCGGAATCATCGGCGGTTCGGGACTCTATGCCATCGACGCATTGCAGAACCCTGAATGGGGGCGCGTTTCCACACCCTGGGGCGATCCGTCGGACGATCTTCTGTTCGGATCAATCGGCGATGTCGAGCTTGTCTTCCTGCCCCGCCATGGCCGCGGCCATCGCATTCCGCCGTCGGAACTCAACTTCCGCGCCAATATCGATGCGCTGAAGCGCAGCGGCTGCACCGACATCCTCGCCATCTCCTCGATCGGATCGCTGCGCGAGGAATTGCCACCTGGGCATTTCGTGGTGGTCGACCAGTTCATCGACCGGACGGTCGCGCGCGCGTCGAGCTTCTTCGGCACCGGCATGGTCGCGCATGTCTCGATGGCGGAGCCGGTCTGCCCGCGCCTTTCGGCCTTCGCCGCCGAGGCCGTGCGCGCGGCCGGCGGGTCGATCACCAAGGATGCGACCTATCTCGCGATGGAAGGACCACAATTCTCCAGCCGCGCGGAAAGCCTGCTCTACCGCCAATGGGGCGCCGACGTGATCGGCATGACCGCCATGCCCGAGGCCAAGCTCGCCCGCGAGGCCGAGATGCCGTACGCCCTGATCGGCATGGTCACCGACTATGACTGCTGGCGTGAGGAAGCTGCCTTCGTCGAGGTGAGCGAGGTCATCAGGCAGATGTCGGCCAACGGCACCATCGCACGCAAGGCGGTGCTTGAGTTCGTCGCCGCGTTGCCGGCCGAGCGCACCCCCTCCCCGCTCGATACGGTGCTCGACCATGCGCTGATCACCGCGCCGGATGCGCGCGACCCGGCTGTGCTGGCGAGACTGGATGCTGTCGCCGGCCGCGTCCTGGGCTAA
- a CDS encoding DUF2147 domain-containing protein, translating into MRFVLAAILSIVLSGAAHAADGITGDWVSQDGKGIVTIAPCGKALCGHITRLTEKARIEGPTTDSHNPNPALRTRSLVGVQVLYGFTEQDGKWEGKIYYPFQGKTYRAYISRQSATSLKVEGCWFIICRTVAWPAAH; encoded by the coding sequence ATGCGATTTGTTCTTGCCGCGATTTTGTCGATTGTCCTGTCCGGTGCCGCACATGCCGCGGACGGCATCACCGGCGACTGGGTTTCGCAGGACGGCAAGGGCATCGTGACGATCGCGCCCTGTGGGAAGGCGCTATGCGGCCATATCACCCGGCTGACCGAAAAGGCCCGGATCGAGGGGCCGACGACGGACAGCCACAATCCCAATCCGGCATTACGTACCCGCTCGCTGGTCGGCGTGCAGGTGCTGTACGGTTTCACCGAGCAGGACGGCAAATGGGAAGGGAAAATCTACTACCCTTTCCAGGGCAAGACCTATCGAGCCTATATCAGCCGCCAGTCGGCCACCAGCCTGAAGGTGGAGGGGTGCTGGTTCATCATCTGCCGCACGGTAGCATGGCCGGCGGCTCATTGA
- a CDS encoding DNA-3-methyladenine glycosylase 2 family protein, whose protein sequence is MGLSAEQLRAALDILAASEPCFATAIARAGYPPPRIRARGYATLLRTIVGQQVSTKAAESVWRKLEGIVGSLDDPRNIMRATDEQLREAGLSRQKASYARSLADEVTSGRLDLANLPADDEAAVAALVRIKGIGRWSAEVYLLFAEGRADIWPAGDLAVQIEIGRILGHDERPSEKLTREVAEAWRPHRGAAAIFAWHHYAADMKVI, encoded by the coding sequence ATGGGCCTGAGCGCCGAACAGCTTCGCGCGGCGCTCGACATACTGGCCGCGAGCGAGCCGTGCTTCGCCACAGCGATCGCGCGCGCGGGCTATCCCCCGCCGCGAATCCGCGCGCGTGGCTATGCGACCTTGCTGCGCACGATCGTCGGACAGCAGGTCAGCACCAAGGCTGCCGAATCGGTGTGGCGGAAGCTGGAGGGGATCGTCGGCAGCCTCGACGACCCCCGCAATATCATGCGCGCGACCGACGAGCAGCTTCGCGAGGCGGGGCTGTCGCGGCAAAAAGCCAGCTATGCGCGCAGCCTCGCCGACGAGGTGACGAGTGGCCGGCTCGATCTGGCGAATCTTCCCGCCGACGACGAGGCGGCAGTCGCCGCGCTCGTCCGGATCAAGGGCATCGGCCGCTGGTCGGCCGAGGTCTATCTCCTGTTCGCCGAAGGGCGTGCCGACATCTGGCCGGCCGGCGACCTGGCGGTGCAGATCGAGATCGGTCGAATCCTGGGCCATGACGAACGCCCGAGCGAGAAGCTGACCCGCGAGGTCGCCGAGGCCTGGCGACCGCATCGCGGCGCGGCAGCGATCTTCGCCTGGCATCATTATGCCGCTGACATGAAGGTGATCTGA